A genomic window from Luteolibacter sp. LG18 includes:
- a CDS encoding FAD-dependent oxidoreductase — protein sequence MKPARFLLPFLFSGFATAAPAPRETAICVYGGTSGAVVAAVQAKKSGKEVILVSPDQHLGGLTSGGLGWTDLGDARILGGLSLSFYQKVHDHYSKDEAWDLQPRARYGNAGQGAKAINEVNRTMSVFEPKVAEAIFDGWIQEHQIPVIHGRLDRSATGLTKDGSRITSIRTEDGQTIRAQVFIDATYEGDLMALAGVSYTVGREPNSRYQETLNGIQTARATGNQLPKSIDPHVKPGDPASGLLPGVNAEAGGAEGSGDKRVQAYCYRMCLTNHEPNRLPVEKPAGYREADYELVFRAIEAGQTKGFFKLDPLPNHKTDSNNSGGISTDLLTTLDDAYPDGDYATRERIAKAHEQWQRGLVWTLQNHPRVPEAIRKAYSAWGLPKDEFPDTGHWPHALYVREARRMTSDFVMTQALVTKSEGLERSVAMGAYGMDSHNVQRHVGTDGFVRNEGDVQVKVPRPYRIDYGAIVPKPGECTNLLVTFCMSASHIAFGSIRMEPVFMALSQSAATAASLAIDGKTGVQEVPYAKLKEKLLQDGQKLTLE from the coding sequence TCCAGGCGAAAAAGTCCGGCAAGGAGGTGATCCTCGTGTCTCCGGACCAGCACCTCGGCGGTCTGACCAGCGGTGGACTCGGGTGGACGGACCTCGGCGACGCGCGTATCCTTGGCGGGCTGAGCCTCTCCTTCTACCAGAAGGTCCACGACCACTACTCGAAAGACGAGGCATGGGACCTCCAGCCACGTGCCCGCTATGGCAATGCGGGTCAGGGCGCGAAGGCCATCAACGAGGTGAACCGGACGATGTCCGTATTCGAACCGAAGGTGGCGGAAGCGATTTTCGACGGCTGGATCCAGGAGCACCAGATCCCGGTGATCCACGGTCGCCTCGACCGCTCGGCCACCGGTCTGACCAAGGACGGCAGCCGCATCACCTCGATCCGCACCGAGGATGGCCAGACGATCCGCGCGCAGGTGTTCATCGACGCCACCTATGAGGGCGACCTGATGGCGCTGGCCGGGGTTTCCTACACCGTGGGCCGGGAGCCCAACAGCCGCTACCAGGAAACGCTCAATGGCATCCAGACCGCCCGCGCCACCGGCAACCAATTGCCCAAGAGCATCGATCCCCACGTGAAACCCGGCGATCCCGCCAGCGGCCTGCTCCCCGGCGTGAACGCGGAAGCGGGCGGCGCGGAAGGCAGCGGCGACAAGCGGGTGCAGGCCTACTGCTACCGGATGTGCCTCACCAACCACGAGCCGAACCGCCTGCCGGTGGAAAAACCGGCAGGCTACCGCGAAGCGGACTACGAGCTGGTCTTTCGCGCGATCGAAGCGGGGCAAACCAAGGGTTTCTTCAAGCTCGATCCCCTGCCCAACCACAAGACCGACTCCAACAACTCCGGCGGGATCTCGACCGACCTGCTCACCACTCTCGACGATGCCTATCCGGACGGTGACTACGCCACCCGTGAACGGATCGCAAAGGCCCACGAGCAATGGCAGCGCGGGCTGGTGTGGACGCTGCAGAACCACCCGCGGGTCCCCGAGGCAATCCGGAAGGCGTATTCCGCCTGGGGCCTGCCGAAGGACGAGTTCCCCGACACCGGCCACTGGCCGCACGCTCTCTACGTCCGCGAGGCGCGGCGCATGACCAGCGACTTCGTGATGACCCAGGCGCTGGTGACGAAGTCAGAGGGCCTTGAGCGCTCCGTGGCGATGGGGGCCTACGGCATGGATTCCCACAACGTGCAGCGGCATGTGGGCACCGACGGCTTCGTGCGAAACGAGGGCGACGTGCAGGTGAAGGTGCCGCGGCCCTACCGCATCGACTACGGCGCGATCGTGCCGAAGCCGGGCGAATGCACGAACCTGCTGGTGACCTTCTGCATGTCTGCCTCCCACATTGCCTTCGGCTCGATCCGCATGGAACCGGTGTTCATGGCGCTCTCGCAAAGCGCGGCCACCGCGGCGTCATTGGCGATCGATGGCAAAACCGGCGTGCAGGAGGTGCCGTATGCGAAGCTAAAGGAAAAGCTGCTGCAGGACGGGCAGAAGCTGACGTTGGAGTGA